Proteins encoded by one window of Aspergillus puulaauensis MK2 DNA, chromosome 4, nearly complete sequence:
- a CDS encoding Gfo/Idh/MocA family protein (COG:G,Q;~EggNog:ENOG410PKW7;~InterPro:IPR036291,IPR000683;~PFAM:PF01408;~go_function: GO:0016491 - oxidoreductase activity [Evidence IEA]) encodes MSQLPSIRWGILTTGKIASWYVSDLVLSRPDAKVRHIVHAIGTSDVNRGKSFAQKYCPDENPKIYGRYEDVYADPDVDIVYIGTPHAFHKKNCLDAIAAGKHVLCEKPFTLNAREAREVFDAARQKGVFIAEAMWLRHRPLTHELQRLLHEEKAIGDIFRATSSFGGYMDVPNLPLDKYYRQNAMGAGSLLDMGVYSLTWAMLSLDPELTPDRAKPKILAAQTHWEDIEINTSAILQYPSTGRQGIVTSTTLENGNPDLLARIQGTAGSVEVHGECPSLPLAFTVYPPFGGESGANVARGQGKTYNFQHPGRGFQYQADNIALDVLNGRLESAIIPHSETIRVMEIMDEIRRQGGTRYPVD; translated from the exons ATGTCACAACTTCCATCTATCCGCTGGGGAATCCTGA CGACCGGCAAGATCGCCTCCTGGTACGTCTCCGACCTGGTCTTGTCTCGCCCCGACGCAAAAGTCCGCCATATTGTCCACGCAATCGGAACCTCAGACGTGAATAGAGGGAAATCGTTCGCTCAGAAATACTGCCCTGACGAGAACCCCAAAATCTACGGTCGCTACGAGGACGTCTACGCCGACCCAGACGTCGATATCGTCTACATCGGCACACCGCACGCCTTTCACAAGAAGAATTGCCTCGACGCGATCGCAGCGGGGAAACATGTTCTTTGCGAGAAACCCTTCACCCTGAACGCCCGCGAGGCAAGGGAGGTGTTTGACGCAGCCCGACAGAAGGGCGTGTTCATTGCTGAGGCGATGTGGCTCCGCCATCGCCCGTTAACCCATGAGCTTCAGCGCCTCCTGCACGAGGAAAAAGCAATCGGTGATATCTTCCGCGCGACATCCTCGTTCGGGGGGTACATGGATGTCCCGAACCTGCCGCTGGACAAGTACTACCGCCAGAATGCGATGGGCGCGGGCTCGCTGCTGGATATGGGAGTTTACTCCTTGACCTGGGCAATGCTGAGTCTGGATCCTGAACTGACGCCAGACCGTGCTAAGCCGAAGATCCTTGCCGCGCAGACTCATTgggaggatattgagattAACACCAGTGCGATTCTCCAGTACCCGTCCACCGGCCGGCAGGGTATCGTCACCTCCACAACGCTGGAAAACGGTAACCCAGACCTGCTTGCTCGGATTCAGGGAACGGCTGGGTCTGTTGAAGTGCACGGTGAATGTCCCTCGCTTCCTCTGGCTTTCACTGTCTACCCACCGTTTGGGGGAGAGTCGGGTGCAAACGTGGCTCGCGGCCAGGGCAAGACGTACAACTTCCAGCATCCCGGCCGCGGATTCCAGTACCAGGCTGATAATATCGCTTTGGATGTTTTGAATGGGCGATTGGAGAGCGCTATTATTCCTCATTCTGAGACTATCCGGGTGATGGAGATTATGGACGAGATCCGGCGGCAGGGAGGGACGAGGTATCCTGTCGATTAG